One part of the Marichromatium purpuratum 984 genome encodes these proteins:
- the rsmB gene encoding 16S rRNA (cytosine(967)-C(5))-methyltransferase RsmB produces the protein MADPRPAPRPDGSGAAARATAARALHQVRDRGQSLTRVLQRLRLPAQAADRALVQEMTYGALRTLPRLEALAGQLLHRPLPKREAELQALILIGLYQLTAMKTPPHAAVAATVEATRQLSRPGKAGLVNALLRRFLRERETLLAAIEHNPRVRWPVPEWLREQLRRDWPDDWERIIAASDTRAPMTLRVNPLRGTRADYLAELAAEGIDAAPAAGCPHGLTLAHARPTERLPGFVEGRVSVQDAGAQLAAELLEAAPGTRVLDACAAPGGKSAAILERAGGELALTALDVDGERLQSVAALLDRLGLRATLVEADAARPEGDWAAPGFERILLDVPCSATGVIRRHPDIKWLRRAEDIAALCDQQRAILEAIWPLLAPGGRLLYATCSLLGDENHRQVAAFLERHPEAHECPLPGAPGVARPHGRQLLPSSGGSDGFYYALLEKPAS, from the coding sequence TTGGCTGATCCCCGCCCCGCCCCCCGCCCCGACGGCAGCGGCGCCGCTGCACGCGCCACCGCCGCGCGCGCGCTGCACCAGGTCCGTGATCGCGGTCAGTCGCTCACCCGGGTGCTGCAACGGCTACGCCTGCCGGCCCAGGCCGCCGATCGCGCCCTGGTCCAGGAGATGACCTATGGCGCACTGCGCACCCTGCCACGGCTCGAGGCACTCGCCGGACAGCTGCTGCATCGTCCGCTGCCCAAGCGCGAGGCCGAACTCCAGGCGCTGATCCTGATCGGGCTCTATCAGCTCACCGCGATGAAGACCCCACCGCACGCCGCGGTCGCGGCCACGGTCGAGGCCACCCGCCAACTCTCGCGACCGGGCAAGGCCGGGCTGGTCAACGCCCTGCTGCGCCGCTTCCTGCGCGAGCGCGAGACCCTGCTCGCGGCGATCGAGCACAACCCCCGGGTACGCTGGCCGGTGCCCGAGTGGCTGCGCGAGCAGCTGCGCCGCGACTGGCCCGACGACTGGGAGCGGATCATCGCCGCCAGCGACACCCGCGCGCCGATGACCCTGCGGGTCAATCCGCTGCGCGGCACCCGCGCCGACTATCTCGCCGAACTCGCCGCCGAAGGGATCGATGCCGCACCCGCCGCCGGCTGCCCGCACGGGCTGACCCTCGCTCACGCACGCCCGACCGAACGCCTGCCGGGCTTCGTCGAGGGACGGGTGTCGGTACAGGACGCCGGTGCCCAGCTCGCCGCCGAACTGCTCGAGGCCGCGCCTGGGACGCGGGTACTCGACGCCTGCGCCGCGCCCGGCGGCAAGAGCGCGGCGATCCTCGAGCGCGCCGGCGGCGAGCTGGCGCTGACCGCACTCGACGTCGACGGCGAGCGGCTGCAGTCGGTCGCCGCGCTGCTCGACCGGCTCGGTCTGCGCGCGACCCTGGTCGAAGCAGACGCCGCCCGCCCCGAGGGCGACTGGGCCGCGCCAGGCTTCGAGCGCATCCTCCTCGACGTGCCCTGCTCGGCCACCGGGGTGATCCGTCGCCACCCCGACATCAAATGGCTGCGACGCGCCGAGGACATCGCCGCGCTCTGCGACCAGCAGCGCGCCATCCTCGAGGCGATCTGGCCGCTGCTCGCCCCCGGCGGCCGACTGCTCTACGCCACCTGCTCGCTGCTCGGCGACGAGAACCATCGCCAGGTCGCCGCCTTCCTCGAGCGCCACCCCGAGGCCCACGAGTGCCCGCTGCCCGGCGCGCCCGGCGTCGCCCGACCCCATGGTCGTCAGCTGCTGCCCAGCAGCGGCGGCAGCGACGGCTTCTATTACGCCCTGCTCGAGAAGCCGGCCTCATGA
- a CDS encoding TrkH family potassium uptake protein: MKFAAVQKVLGLLLAVFSFAMLPPVVVELIYADGEAWPFLVAFAILLSAGLLIFLPVMRYQAVLRLRDGFLVVVLFWTTLGLAGALPFLLAPDPELSPTDAVFESISGLTTTGATVIVGLDALPKSILFYRQQLQWLGGMGIIVLAVAVLPMLGIGGMQLYRAEMPGPMKDSKLTPRITETAKALWYIYLWMTVACALAYWGAGMTLFDAIGHAFSTVAIGGFSTHDLSMGHFDSTLIEMIAVVFMLLAGMNFALHFVAVHRHSLGVYLHDSEWRFYLLIMVTVTAIATIALYRTDTFITWDDAFTKGLFQAVSIGTTTGFATAEFYFWPPFLQILLLFTSFVGGCAGSTGGGIKVIRFLLLIKQGVREIGRLIHPNAQIPVRIGGKSIDHRVVDAVWGFFSLYVACFVLMYLMLAATGLDLLTSFSAVAACINNLGPGLAMVGPHFADIYDPAKWILCFAMLLGRLEIFTLLVLLTPTFWQR; encoded by the coding sequence ATGAAGTTCGCCGCAGTACAGAAGGTATTGGGCCTGCTGCTGGCGGTGTTCAGCTTCGCCATGCTGCCACCGGTGGTGGTGGAGCTGATCTATGCCGACGGCGAGGCCTGGCCCTTCCTGGTCGCCTTCGCCATCCTGCTCAGCGCCGGATTGCTGATCTTTCTCCCGGTGATGCGCTATCAGGCGGTGCTGCGGCTGCGCGACGGCTTTCTGGTGGTGGTGCTGTTCTGGACCACCCTGGGGCTGGCCGGCGCCCTGCCCTTCCTGCTCGCCCCCGACCCGGAGCTGTCGCCGACCGACGCGGTGTTCGAGTCGATCTCGGGGCTGACCACCACCGGCGCGACCGTGATCGTCGGACTCGACGCGCTGCCCAAGTCGATCCTCTTCTATCGCCAGCAGCTGCAGTGGCTCGGCGGCATGGGGATCATCGTACTGGCCGTCGCGGTGCTGCCGATGCTCGGCATCGGTGGCATGCAGCTCTATCGCGCCGAGATGCCGGGACCGATGAAGGACTCCAAGCTCACCCCGCGCATCACCGAGACGGCCAAGGCGCTGTGGTACATCTATCTGTGGATGACGGTGGCCTGCGCACTGGCCTACTGGGGCGCGGGCATGACGCTGTTCGATGCCATCGGTCACGCCTTCTCGACCGTGGCCATCGGCGGTTTCTCGACCCATGACCTCAGCATGGGTCACTTTGACAGCACCCTGATCGAGATGATCGCGGTGGTGTTCATGCTGTTGGCGGGGATGAACTTCGCGCTGCACTTCGTGGCGGTACACCGCCACAGCCTCGGGGTCTATCTCCACGACAGCGAGTGGCGCTTCTATCTGCTGATCATGGTGACGGTGACCGCCATCGCCACGATCGCGCTCTATCGCACCGACACCTTCATCACCTGGGACGACGCCTTCACCAAGGGGTTGTTCCAGGCCGTCTCGATCGGCACCACCACCGGCTTCGCCACCGCCGAGTTCTATTTCTGGCCGCCCTTCCTGCAGATCCTGCTGCTGTTCACCAGCTTCGTCGGCGGCTGCGCCGGCTCCACCGGCGGCGGCATCAAGGTCATCCGCTTCCTGCTGCTGATCAAGCAGGGCGTGCGCGAGATCGGTCGCCTGATCCACCCCAACGCGCAGATCCCGGTACGCATCGGCGGCAAGAGCATCGATCACCGGGTGGTCGATGCCGTATGGGGCTTCTTCTCGCTCTATGTCGCCTGCTTCGTGCTGATGTATCTGATGCTCGCGGCCACCGGACTCGACCTGCTGACCTCCTTCTCGGCGGTCGCCGCCTGTATCAACAACCTCGGTCCAGGGCTGGCCATGGTCGGCCCGCACTTCGCCGACATCTACGACCCGGCCAAGTGGATCCTGTGCTTTGCCATGCTGCTCGGCCGGCTCGAGATCTTCACCCTGCTGGTGCTGCTCACCCCCACCTTCTGGCAGCGCTGA
- a CDS encoding PAS domain S-box protein, whose translation MDNGPGPACCMDAGVGAVVIDEEGRICQVDADWSTSLGLSQETLLGERLDALLDPPPSWDLLTASRPWRGELRLRCGGAGERWLRTHLVPVLDEAGRMRCCTLMFEPLPSASAHQGVEGGSRAQLLESVADSASDAIVVARLERLEVIYANRAAHLLFGCDPESRDMIGRAGGQFWPEDGLAVLEALLPEALAGGWRGELRQRRLDGSEFLADATIFALPSPIGAPELVAGMLRDLSARQQAERQRRLAHFALERSGDEVFLLDAEARFVYVNESMHETLGLSRAQLLTMSVPDIDPLFPQERLQELFRRLLDEPSIRLETIHQRGDGSRFPVEILASHFVVDGEPYYSCIGRDITERVAARRALEESQEYLDTLIDTLPDALFAIDAEGVVTIWNRAIEQMSGVPREQVLGKGGRAYATAFYGESRPMLIDLVFAPPEAREDILRCYDYVHRDGDVLLTQVYLPRVFGGRGAHVWGKAAPLRDAEGRVFGALEIIRDITELKEAERALRLSEARFRSVVSNTPVMIFEFDADGVFRLCEGSGLESLGLEPGALVGQSVAGFLGADTGVETHIAQAIGGDKVQFTAALGRQVFETYFNPVRDPGTDSGVSVIGVAVDVTERTEREAELRQRTDELTRFTYTVSHDLKSPLVTIRTFLGFLERDIAAGDEARIAKDLGFVRNASERMTRLLDELLELSRIGRLVNDPTEFSLREVVDEVLELVAGRIVERGVEVTVSDAPAWILGDRPRLTEVFLNLIDNAVKFMGDQSAPRIEIGLERLDDALVVVIADNGKGIDPRHLHKVFGLFERLDLEGDGTGIGLALVQRIVEVHGGRIWAESPGPGQGARFCFTLAGLELRTAG comes from the coding sequence ATGGATAACGGACCCGGTCCTGCGTGCTGCATGGATGCCGGTGTCGGCGCGGTGGTGATCGACGAGGAGGGACGGATCTGTCAGGTCGATGCCGACTGGAGCACATCGCTCGGCCTGTCGCAGGAGACGCTGCTCGGTGAGAGGCTCGATGCCCTGCTCGATCCGCCACCGTCCTGGGACTTGCTGACGGCGTCGCGGCCCTGGCGTGGCGAGCTGCGGCTGCGTTGCGGTGGAGCCGGTGAGCGGTGGTTGCGCACACACCTGGTGCCGGTGCTCGATGAGGCGGGCCGGATGCGCTGCTGCACCCTGATGTTCGAGCCGCTGCCGTCTGCATCAGCGCACCAAGGTGTCGAGGGAGGCAGTCGGGCACAGCTGCTGGAATCGGTCGCCGACTCGGCCTCCGACGCCATCGTGGTCGCCAGGCTCGAACGGCTGGAGGTGATCTATGCCAATCGTGCCGCCCATCTGCTGTTTGGCTGTGACCCGGAGTCGCGCGACATGATCGGTCGCGCCGGGGGGCAGTTCTGGCCGGAGGACGGCCTCGCGGTGCTCGAGGCGCTGCTGCCCGAGGCGCTCGCCGGTGGCTGGCGTGGCGAGCTGCGCCAGCGCCGACTCGATGGCAGCGAGTTCCTCGCCGACGCGACCATCTTCGCCCTGCCCAGCCCGATCGGGGCGCCCGAGCTGGTGGCCGGTATGCTGCGCGACCTCAGTGCGCGTCAGCAGGCGGAGCGTCAGCGGCGACTGGCGCACTTCGCCCTGGAGCGTTCGGGTGACGAGGTCTTCCTGCTCGATGCCGAGGCGCGCTTCGTCTATGTCAATGAAAGCATGCATGAGACGCTCGGCCTGAGCCGCGCGCAGCTGTTGACCATGTCGGTGCCGGACATCGATCCGCTGTTCCCGCAGGAGCGGCTGCAGGAGCTGTTCAGGCGACTGCTCGATGAGCCGTCGATTCGACTCGAGACCATCCATCAGCGTGGTGATGGTTCTCGCTTCCCGGTGGAGATCCTCGCCAGTCATTTCGTCGTCGATGGCGAGCCTTACTACAGCTGCATCGGGCGCGACATCACCGAGCGGGTGGCCGCGAGGCGCGCACTCGAGGAGTCGCAGGAATATCTCGACACCCTGATCGACACCTTGCCCGATGCGCTCTTCGCGATCGATGCCGAAGGCGTGGTGACCATCTGGAACCGGGCCATCGAGCAGATGTCCGGGGTGCCCAGGGAGCAGGTGCTGGGCAAGGGAGGGCGCGCCTATGCGACGGCCTTCTATGGTGAGTCGCGACCGATGCTGATCGATCTGGTCTTCGCCCCGCCCGAGGCGCGCGAGGACATCCTGCGTTGCTACGACTATGTCCATCGTGACGGCGACGTACTGCTGACCCAGGTCTATCTGCCGCGGGTCTTCGGCGGACGCGGGGCCCATGTCTGGGGTAAGGCGGCGCCACTGCGCGATGCCGAGGGACGGGTGTTCGGCGCGCTCGAGATCATCCGTGACATCACCGAACTCAAGGAGGCCGAGCGGGCGCTGCGCCTGAGCGAGGCGCGCTTCCGCTCGGTGGTGAGCAATACCCCGGTGATGATCTTCGAGTTCGACGCCGACGGCGTCTTCCGGCTCTGCGAGGGCAGCGGCCTGGAGTCGCTGGGGCTCGAGCCCGGCGCCCTGGTCGGGCAGTCGGTGGCCGGTTTTCTCGGTGCCGACACCGGGGTCGAGACGCACATCGCCCAGGCGATCGGCGGCGACAAGGTACAGTTCACCGCCGCACTCGGTCGACAGGTGTTCGAGACCTACTTCAACCCGGTGCGCGATCCCGGTACCGACAGCGGGGTGTCGGTGATCGGGGTTGCGGTCGATGTCACCGAGCGCACCGAGCGCGAGGCCGAGCTGCGTCAGCGCACCGACGAGTTGACCCGCTTCACCTATACCGTCTCGCACGATCTCAAGAGCCCGCTGGTGACCATCCGTACCTTCCTCGGCTTTCTCGAGCGCGACATCGCCGCCGGCGACGAGGCGCGCATCGCCAAGGACCTGGGGTTCGTGCGCAATGCCTCGGAGCGGATGACGCGCTTGCTCGATGAGCTGCTGGAGTTGTCACGCATCGGTCGGCTGGTCAACGATCCGACCGAGTTCAGTCTGCGCGAGGTGGTCGATGAGGTGCTCGAGTTGGTCGCCGGACGCATCGTCGAGCGCGGCGTCGAGGTGACGGTGAGCGATGCGCCGGCATGGATCCTGGGCGATCGCCCCCGCCTGACCGAGGTCTTCCTCAACCTGATCGACAATGCGGTCAAGTTCATGGGCGATCAGTCGGCGCCGCGTATCGAGATCGGACTCGAGAGATTGGACGACGCGCTGGTGGTGGTCATTGCCGACAACGGCAAGGGGATCGATCCGCGCCATCTGCACAAGGTCTTCGGGCTGTTCGAGCGCCTCGACCTCGAGGGCGACGGGACCGGCATCGGTCTGGCCCTGGTGCAGCGCATCGTCGAGGTCCACGGCGGGCGGATCTGGGCCGAATCACCGGGGCCCGGGCAGGGGGCGCGCTTCTGCTTCACCCTCGCCGGACTCGAGCTGCGCACCGCCGGTTGA
- a CDS encoding sigma-54-dependent transcriptional regulator has protein sequence MSATHILVVDDEPDIRGLVQDILEDEGYTVAGAENGEAARHALRDRRPDLILLDIWMPDLDGITLLKEWAEEDSLPCPVIMMSGHGTVETAVEATRLGAYDFLEKPLSMAKLLLTVERALEADKLHQENIGLKRRTPLVHEPVGRSAAMLRLREQVKRIAQHDTWVLITGDAGCGRETFARYLHSQSARRERPFVDLSVSTLAGGNAARELFGTEEGEHIHYGSLEKAAGGTLLLDEVADMELDAQAKLLGALDSGSFLRIGGSEPVRIDVRIVAVTQRNLEEEVQAGRFREDLFYHLNVVPLHIPPLREHAEDVPDLLNFYLDYFATHEKLPYRRFSVGAQNFLRNYTWPGNVRELKNLVQRVLILGAGDEISQKEVESALGAPPPVQAQALEGLVSFDQPLRQAREQFEKAYLDYQLEKHGGNVSKMAKEAGMERTHLYRKLRSLGIEIKERR, from the coding sequence ATGAGTGCAACCCATATCTTGGTCGTGGACGACGAGCCCGACATCCGCGGCCTGGTCCAGGACATTCTCGAGGACGAGGGCTACACCGTGGCCGGCGCCGAGAATGGCGAGGCGGCCCGGCATGCGCTGCGCGACCGTCGCCCCGACCTGATCCTGCTCGACATCTGGATGCCCGACCTCGACGGCATCACCCTGCTCAAGGAGTGGGCCGAGGAGGACTCGCTGCCCTGTCCGGTGATCATGATGTCCGGGCACGGCACCGTCGAGACCGCCGTCGAGGCCACCCGCCTCGGCGCCTACGACTTCCTCGAGAAGCCGCTGTCGATGGCCAAGCTGCTGCTCACCGTCGAGCGCGCGCTCGAGGCCGACAAGCTCCATCAGGAGAACATCGGACTCAAGCGTCGCACCCCATTGGTGCACGAGCCGGTCGGGCGCAGCGCGGCGATGCTGCGCCTGCGCGAACAGGTCAAGCGCATCGCCCAACACGACACCTGGGTGCTGATCACCGGCGACGCCGGCTGCGGTCGCGAGACCTTCGCCCGCTATCTGCACTCGCAGAGCGCGCGGCGCGAACGTCCCTTCGTCGATCTCAGCGTCTCCACCCTGGCCGGCGGCAACGCCGCGCGCGAGCTGTTCGGCACCGAGGAGGGCGAACACATCCACTACGGCAGCCTGGAGAAGGCCGCCGGCGGCACCCTGTTGCTCGACGAGGTCGCCGACATGGAACTCGACGCCCAGGCCAAGCTCCTCGGCGCGCTCGACAGCGGCTCCTTCCTGCGTATCGGCGGCAGCGAGCCGGTGCGCATCGACGTGCGCATCGTCGCCGTGACTCAGCGCAACCTCGAGGAAGAGGTCCAGGCCGGGCGCTTCCGCGAAGACCTCTTCTATCACCTCAACGTGGTGCCACTGCACATCCCGCCGCTGCGCGAGCACGCCGAGGACGTCCCCGACCTGCTCAACTTCTATCTCGACTACTTCGCCACCCACGAGAAACTGCCCTATCGGCGCTTCAGCGTCGGCGCGCAGAACTTCCTGCGCAACTACACCTGGCCGGGCAACGTGCGCGAGCTGAAGAACCTGGTGCAACGGGTGCTGATCCTCGGTGCCGGCGACGAGATCAGTCAGAAGGAGGTCGAGAGCGCGCTCGGCGCGCCACCGCCGGTGCAGGCCCAGGCGCTCGAGGGACTGGTCTCCTTCGACCAGCCGCTGCGTCAGGCGCGCGAGCAGTTCGAGAAGGCCTATCTCGACTACCAGCTCGAGAAACACGGCGGCAACGTCAGCAAGATGGCCAAGGAGGCGGGGATGGAACGCACCCATCTCTACCGCAAGCTGCGCTCGCTCGGCATCGAGATCAAGGAGCGGCGATGA
- a CDS encoding sensor histidine kinase codes for MATATVSRLRGLGLGTLPVATLIAALFVVLVLMRDSVANSEALSRAFVPLLFVVLAGLGVLALLVGFNVVRLVRRYRQQAAGSRLTARIVALFAVLSLLPVGTVYYFSLGFLLRGIDSWFDVEIGQAMEDALVLNQASLDLNQRVLSKYTEQLLVSIEDRSSTAIALSLDSLRRQAGAIELTVYGGNGQVLANASEDPTKLVPNHAEREIQQSVRAGNNYVGLDSVPGADLVVRVLVNDPLGRPMQMQAIFPTSARIGELSDQLEAAYNRYTELAYLRNSLKLSFSLTLSLVLLFSLMAALIVAFHTARRLVAPVADIARATRAIAEGDYGQQIPLPRHDDELAFLVASFNAMSRRIARARDAAERSQQAVETQRNYLETVLGRLSSGVAALDAEHRLRTANPAARAILDLEIDEASAVDLDQIAAHHPWLTPWTDTVRQQVASGQTWRAEVQLQRQEGSQTLMCRGSPLPGGDDEAPGHVVVFDDITSLITAQREAAWGEVARRLAHEIKNPLTPIQLSAERLRHKLLRKAEEADARVIDRATHTIIQQVEAMKAMVNDFSDYARSPQLRPEALVFDRLVREVLDLYRSAGAGALQVALGADEHQINGDALRLRQVLHNLIKNAQEALEGVPDGRIRVATGVDETGEQHGVWLEISDNGPGFEPHLMERLFEPYVTTKAKGTGLGLAIVKRIIEEHGGIIVVENTGSGARIEIRLPVWQPPGRDTQARGTHTET; via the coding sequence ATGGCCACTGCAACCGTGAGCCGGTTACGCGGACTCGGGCTCGGCACCCTGCCGGTGGCGACCCTGATCGCCGCGCTGTTCGTGGTGCTGGTGCTGATGCGCGACTCGGTGGCCAACTCCGAAGCGCTCAGCCGGGCCTTCGTACCGCTGCTCTTCGTGGTGCTCGCCGGGCTCGGGGTGCTGGCGCTGCTGGTCGGCTTCAACGTCGTCCGTCTGGTCCGGCGCTATCGCCAGCAGGCCGCCGGGTCGCGGCTGACGGCGCGGATCGTGGCGCTGTTCGCGGTGCTCTCGCTGCTGCCGGTGGGCACCGTCTATTACTTCTCCCTGGGTTTCCTGCTGCGTGGCATCGACAGCTGGTTCGATGTCGAGATCGGCCAGGCGATGGAAGACGCCCTGGTGCTCAACCAGGCCTCGCTCGACCTCAACCAGCGGGTACTGAGCAAGTACACCGAACAGCTGCTGGTGAGCATCGAGGACCGCTCCTCGACGGCGATCGCGCTGAGCCTCGACAGCCTGCGCCGCCAGGCCGGGGCGATCGAGCTGACCGTCTACGGCGGCAACGGCCAGGTGCTGGCCAACGCCAGCGAGGACCCGACCAAGCTGGTACCCAACCACGCCGAGCGCGAGATCCAGCAGAGCGTGCGCGCGGGCAATAACTATGTCGGACTCGACTCGGTGCCGGGCGCCGATCTGGTCGTACGGGTGCTGGTCAACGACCCGCTCGGGCGACCGATGCAGATGCAGGCGATCTTCCCCACCTCGGCGCGCATCGGCGAACTCTCCGACCAGCTCGAGGCGGCCTACAACCGCTATACCGAACTGGCCTATCTGCGCAACTCGCTCAAGTTGAGCTTCTCGCTGACGCTCTCGCTGGTGCTGCTGTTCAGCCTGATGGCGGCGCTGATCGTCGCCTTCCACACCGCGCGACGGCTGGTCGCCCCGGTGGCCGACATCGCCCGCGCCACCCGCGCCATCGCCGAGGGTGACTACGGCCAGCAGATCCCGCTGCCACGTCACGACGACGAGCTGGCCTTCCTGGTCGCCTCCTTCAACGCCATGTCGCGGCGCATCGCCCGCGCCCGCGACGCGGCCGAGCGCAGCCAGCAGGCCGTCGAGACCCAGCGCAACTATCTCGAGACGGTGCTCGGTCGGCTCTCCTCCGGGGTCGCGGCGCTCGATGCCGAGCACCGTCTGCGCACCGCCAACCCGGCCGCGCGCGCGATCCTCGATCTCGAGATCGACGAGGCCTCGGCGGTGGATCTCGACCAGATCGCCGCGCATCATCCCTGGCTCACCCCATGGACCGACACCGTGCGCCAGCAGGTCGCGAGCGGCCAGACCTGGCGCGCCGAGGTACAACTGCAGCGCCAGGAGGGCAGCCAGACGCTGATGTGTCGCGGCAGCCCCCTGCCCGGCGGCGATGACGAGGCCCCCGGACACGTGGTGGTGTTCGACGACATCACCTCGCTGATCACCGCCCAGCGCGAGGCGGCCTGGGGCGAGGTGGCGCGACGCCTGGCGCACGAGATCAAGAACCCGCTGACCCCCATCCAGCTCTCCGCCGAGCGGCTGCGTCACAAGCTGCTGCGCAAGGCCGAGGAGGCCGACGCCCGGGTCATCGACCGCGCCACCCACACCATCATCCAGCAGGTCGAGGCGATGAAGGCGATGGTCAACGACTTCTCGGACTACGCCCGCTCGCCGCAGCTGCGCCCCGAGGCGCTGGTGTTCGACCGTCTGGTGCGCGAGGTGCTGGATCTCTATCGCAGCGCCGGGGCCGGCGCACTGCAGGTCGCGCTCGGCGCCGACGAACATCAGATCAACGGTGATGCGCTGCGCTTGCGTCAGGTACTGCACAACCTGATCAAGAATGCCCAGGAGGCGCTCGAGGGAGTCCCCGACGGTCGTATCCGCGTCGCCACCGGAGTGGACGAGACGGGCGAGCAGCATGGCGTCTGGCTCGAGATCAGCGACAACGGTCCAGGCTTCGAGCCCCACCTGATGGAGCGACTGTTCGAGCCCTATGTCACCACCAAGGCCAAGGGCACCGGACTGGGGCTGGCGATCGTCAAGAGGATAATCGAGGAACACGGCGGTATCATCGTCGTCGAAAACACCGGTTCCGGCGCTCGGATCGAGATCCGACTGCCCGTCTGGCAGCCCCCCGGCCGGGACACTCAAGCGCGAGGAACACACACAGAGACATGA
- the trkA gene encoding Trk system potassium transporter TrkA translates to MKIIILGAGQVGTSVAANLVSEANDITVVDHNPALLRELQDRFDLRTIYGHGAHPDVLARAGAEDADMIIAVTNSDETNMVACQVAYTLFHTPTKIARVRAQSFLDQPRLFGTDALPIDVAISPEALVTDYIIRLIENPGTLQVLDFAGGRIRLVAVKAYYGGPLVGQELRTLHQRMPNIEARVAAIYRQDRAIQPEGDTVIEVDDEVFFVAAPEHIRAVMGELRRLDKTYRRMIIAGGGNIGTRLAGALERSFRVKIIERGLKRCKHIAEDLEKTIVLHGDAADQDLLLEENIESTDVFCAVTDDDEANILSAMLAKRLGARKVMALINRPSYVDLVQSGAIDVAISPQQATIGSLLKHVRRGDVVMVHSLRRGAAEAIEAIAHGDETSSKVVGRTIAEIRLPKGASIGALVRGDQVLIAHHDTRIQSEDHVILFLQDKRRIPEVERLFQVGVTFL, encoded by the coding sequence ATGAAGATCATCATCCTCGGCGCCGGCCAGGTCGGCACCTCGGTGGCGGCCAACCTGGTCAGCGAGGCCAACGACATCACCGTGGTCGATCACAACCCGGCGCTGCTGCGCGAGCTGCAGGACCGTTTCGACCTGCGCACCATCTACGGTCACGGCGCCCACCCCGACGTGCTGGCGCGCGCCGGCGCCGAGGACGCCGACATGATCATCGCGGTGACCAACAGCGACGAGACCAACATGGTCGCCTGTCAGGTCGCCTACACCCTGTTCCACACCCCGACCAAGATCGCCCGGGTACGCGCCCAGAGCTTTCTCGACCAGCCACGGCTGTTCGGCACCGACGCGCTGCCGATCGATGTCGCCATCAGCCCCGAGGCGCTGGTCACCGATTACATCATCCGTCTGATCGAGAACCCCGGCACCCTACAGGTGCTCGACTTCGCCGGCGGGCGCATCCGTCTGGTGGCGGTCAAGGCCTACTACGGCGGTCCGCTGGTCGGTCAGGAGCTACGTACCCTGCACCAGCGCATGCCCAACATCGAGGCGCGGGTGGCGGCGATCTATCGCCAGGATCGCGCCATCCAACCCGAGGGCGACACCGTCATCGAGGTCGACGATGAGGTCTTCTTCGTCGCCGCACCCGAGCACATCCGTGCGGTGATGGGTGAGCTGCGCCGGCTCGACAAGACCTACCGACGGATGATCATCGCCGGCGGCGGCAACATCGGCACGCGGCTGGCCGGCGCGCTCGAGCGCAGCTTCCGGGTGAAGATCATCGAGCGTGGACTGAAGCGCTGCAAGCACATCGCCGAGGACCTGGAGAAGACCATCGTGCTCCACGGCGACGCCGCCGATCAGGACCTGCTGCTCGAGGAGAACATCGAGAGCACCGACGTGTTCTGCGCGGTGACCGACGACGACGAGGCCAACATCCTCTCGGCGATGCTCGCCAAGCGCCTCGGCGCGCGCAAGGTGATGGCGCTGATCAACCGCCCCTCCTATGTCGACCTGGTGCAGTCGGGAGCCATCGATGTCGCCATCTCGCCGCAGCAGGCGACCATCGGCAGCCTGCTCAAGCACGTGCGCCGCGGCGACGTGGTGATGGTGCACTCGCTGCGCCGCGGCGCGGCCGAGGCGATCGAGGCCATCGCCCACGGCGACGAGACCTCGAGCAAGGTGGTCGGACGCACCATCGCCGAGATCCGTCTGCCCAAGGGCGCGAGCATCGGCGCCCTGGTGCGCGGCGACCAGGTGCTGATCGCCCATCACGACACCCGGATCCAGTCCGAGGACCACGTCATCCTCTTCCTCCAGGACAAGCGCCGCATCCCCGAGGTCGAGCGTCTGTTCCAGGTCGGCGTCACCTTCCTCTAG
- a CDS encoding DUF4390 domain-containing protein yields MRARRLRTSSTAFVLGVLLAWISLAVAGDDFRVQRLDTRLDEERGYLLGAEIDYGFSTEALEALDNGVPLTVLIHIQVRRSGAWLWEDSLTDLQLRRVIRYKPLSERYQVYTLPDTGGRSFVSREAALRALGDLVDLRLLGAARLTPDNDYEVQLRTTLEIEALPLPLRPMAYLKPAWKLSSGWTKWPLQP; encoded by the coding sequence ATGAGGGCACGGCGTCTGCGAACCTCGTCGACGGCATTCGTCCTCGGTGTCCTGCTCGCCTGGATCTCGCTGGCGGTCGCCGGCGATGACTTCCGGGTACAGCGCCTCGACACCCGACTCGACGAGGAGCGTGGCTATCTCCTCGGCGCCGAGATCGACTACGGCTTCAGCACCGAGGCGCTCGAGGCGCTCGACAACGGCGTACCGCTGACGGTGCTGATCCACATCCAGGTCCGCCGCAGCGGCGCCTGGCTGTGGGAGGACAGCCTCACCGACCTGCAGCTGCGCCGCGTCATCCGCTACAAGCCGCTCTCCGAGCGCTATCAGGTCTATACCCTGCCCGATACCGGAGGGCGCAGCTTCGTCTCGCGCGAGGCGGCGCTGCGCGCGCTCGGCGACCTCGTCGACCTGCGCCTGCTCGGCGCCGCGAGGCTCACCCCCGACAACGACTACGAGGTGCAGCTGCGCACCACCCTGGAGATCGAGGCGCTACCGCTGCCGCTGCGCCCGATGGCCTACCTCAAACCGGCCTGGAAACTCTCGAGCGGGTGGACCAAATGGCCACTGCAACCGTGA